A genomic window from Megalobrama amblycephala isolate DHTTF-2021 linkage group LG2, ASM1881202v1, whole genome shotgun sequence includes:
- the LOC125263629 gene encoding protein shisa-5-like: MASTVAVLVLLSACLFTVTVGFGDDCHSYFTSSNKYVSSSSCGYLQHCCGSCDFRYCCPLGSLKLSDHDQNMCAIKNGGIGVIVSSIVGLVILIIMFIICCCCPCCCIYKMCRKPRPVVGTHVTTVMNTQCIQQPVVQGAQYPAYQPVPTQPGYGGQPMQAGPYQGQPYAPGPPPPYHTVASPGYPSSQAAYAGSQAAYAGSQAMNPMQPPAQPGTAYLPSDEFSQPAYNPAYMQPPKTGY, translated from the exons ATGGCCTCCACCGTCGCGGTTCTCGTGCTTCTGTCTGCGTGTTTATTCACGGTCACAGTCG GTTTTGGCGATGACTGTCACAGCTACTTCACCAGCAGTAATAAGTACGTGTCCTCGAGTAGCTGCGGTTATCTACAGCACTGCTGTGGGTCCTGCGATTTCAGATACTGCTGCCCCCTTGGATCTTTGAAGTTATCCGATCATGATCAAAACATGTGCGCCAT CAAAAACGGTGGGATTGGCGTCATTGTTTCATCAATAGTGGGACTTGTGATCCTCATCATTATGTTCATCATCTGCTGCTGCTGCCCCTGCTGCTGTATCTATAAAATGTGCAGAAAACCCAGAC cTGTGGTAGGAACGCATGTAACGACAGTCATGAATACTCAATGCATTCAGCAGCCTGTCGTGCAGGGAGCTCAGTATCCAGCATACCAGCCTGTGCCGACTCAACCGGGCTACGGCGGTCAGCCTATGCAGGCGGGACCATATCAGGGACAGCCATACGCACCAGGACCCCCACCCCCATATCACACAGTCG CGAGCCCTGGATATCCCAGCAGTCAGGCTGCATATGCCGGAAGTCAGGCTGCATATGCCGGAAGTCAGGCCATGAACCCCATGCAGCCGCCTGCGCAGCCCGGTACCGCTTATCTGCCCTCAGACGAATTCAGTCAGCCGGCCTATAACCCCGCCTACATGCAGCCACCGAAGACTGGTTACTAA
- the LOC125263634 gene encoding protein shisa-5-like, with the protein MSVLLILFAVLFTGTAALEDCTSYNDSRGDLVLCSLGTPQFTRQFCCGTCDEIYCCDDPQQKLTKDAQNDCLFKTLKFSSDSTHQMVDHTDFYVVPIVMFLIAIILFMFCYCLGERLHPHVMSTTTVMTQYHPQGSQYSAYQSVPNNPQPAYGGQPMPVGPSQGPPPTYQEAAGPGYPVPFIQAAYSGQDIQPAHPPLPADYTSPQPAYNPAYVELP; encoded by the exons ATGTCAGTTTTACTGATCCTTTTTGCGGTTTTATTCACTGGTACAGCAG CCCTTGAGGATTGCACGTCCTACAATGACAGCAGAGGTGATCTTGTGTTGTGCAGTTTGGGGACTCCCCAGTTTACACGCCAGTTCTGCTGTGGGACATGTGACGAAATATACTGCTGTGACGATCCGCAGCAAAAATTAACCAAGGATGCACAAAATGACTGTCTTTT CAAAACCTTAAAATTTTCAAGTGATTCTACCCATCAAATGGTGGACCATACAGATTTTTATGTAGTGCCCATAGTGATGTTCCTGATCGCCATCATTTTGTTCATGTTCTGCTACTGCCTCGGAGAAAGACTTCATCCGC ATGTGATGTCAACAACTACAGTCATGACACAATACCATCCACAGGGGAGTCAGTACTCCGCTTACCAATCTGTGCCTAATAACCCACAGCCAGCTTACGGAGGGCAACCCATGCCGGTTGGACCATCTCAGGGACCACCACCCACATATCAGGAGGCTG CAGGTCCAGGGTATCCTGTTCCCTTCATCCAGGCTGCATATAGTGGTCAGGACATACAACCAGCTCATCCACCGCTGCCCGCAGACTACACCTCACCTCAACCTGCATATAACCCCGCTTACGTAGAATTACCATAG
- the LOC125263633 gene encoding protein shisa-5-like isoform X1, which produces MPSSVPILFMFVCLFTTVVGRDEDCNSYGGSYELCKSWEFCCGICGQSYCCSDPQKRLNGRLDCLLKGMKELGEPPRRETVNVELIGPILVILFVTSIIVLITCWVCPSCFLHKRFRSPRPVIATTTVVTTQFLPQPDVQGGRYLPYQPLPNNPPYEGQPMPIGAFKGQPYQEAAGPAYPVPFSQAPNDGGQAMFPIQPAQPLLPTDYTSPQPAYNPAYVDLQGISLATAVQSVKTDY; this is translated from the exons ATGCCTTCCAGCGTCCCGATTCTATTCATGTTCGTGTGTTTATTCACGACTGTAGTCG gTCGTGATGAGGATTGTAACAGTTACGGGGGTTCATATGAATTGTGTAAGTCTTGGGAGTTCTGCTGTGGGATCTGTGGTCAGTCGTACTGCTGCTCCGATCCGCAAAAAAGATTGAATGGACGACTTGACTGTTTGTT AAAAGGCATGAAGGAATTGGGTGAACCTCCTCGAAGAGAAACTGTGAATGTTGAACTCATTGGCCCCATACTAGTCATCTTATTTGTGACCTCCATCATTGTGCTCATCACCTGCTGGGTCTGTCCCTCCTGCTTTCTCCATAAAAGGTTCAGAAGTCCTAGAC CTGTGATTGCGACAACTACAGTCGTGACGACACAATTCCTTCCGCAGCCGGACGTTCAGGGCGGTCGGTACCTTCCTTACCAGCCTTTGCCAAATAACCCACCTTATGAAGGCCAACCCATGCCAATCGGAGCTTTTAAGGGACAACCATATCAGGAGGCTG CAGGTCCAGCGTATCCTGTTCCCTTCAGCCAGGCTCCAAATGATGGTGGTCAGGCCATGTTCCCTATACAACCAGCTCAACCACTACTGCCCACAGACTACACCTCACCTCAACCTGCGTACAACCCCGCTTATGTGGATTTACAGGGTATAAGTTTGGCTACAGCAGTTCAGTCAGTCAAGACTGATTACTAA
- the LOC125263633 gene encoding protein shisa-5-like isoform X2 — protein MPSSVPILFMFVCLFTTVVGRDEDCNSYGGSYELCKSWEFCCGICGQSYCCSDPQKRLNGRLDCLLKGMKELGEPPRRETVNVELIGPILVILFVTSIIVLITCWVCPSCFLHKRFRSPRPVIATTTVVTTQFLPQPDVQGGRYLPYQPLPNNPPYEGQPMPIGAFKGQPYQEAGPAYPVPFSQAPNDGGQAMFPIQPAQPLLPTDYTSPQPAYNPAYVDLQGISLATAVQSVKTDY, from the exons ATGCCTTCCAGCGTCCCGATTCTATTCATGTTCGTGTGTTTATTCACGACTGTAGTCG gTCGTGATGAGGATTGTAACAGTTACGGGGGTTCATATGAATTGTGTAAGTCTTGGGAGTTCTGCTGTGGGATCTGTGGTCAGTCGTACTGCTGCTCCGATCCGCAAAAAAGATTGAATGGACGACTTGACTGTTTGTT AAAAGGCATGAAGGAATTGGGTGAACCTCCTCGAAGAGAAACTGTGAATGTTGAACTCATTGGCCCCATACTAGTCATCTTATTTGTGACCTCCATCATTGTGCTCATCACCTGCTGGGTCTGTCCCTCCTGCTTTCTCCATAAAAGGTTCAGAAGTCCTAGAC CTGTGATTGCGACAACTACAGTCGTGACGACACAATTCCTTCCGCAGCCGGACGTTCAGGGCGGTCGGTACCTTCCTTACCAGCCTTTGCCAAATAACCCACCTTATGAAGGCCAACCCATGCCAATCGGAGCTTTTAAGGGACAACCATATCAGGAGGCTG GTCCAGCGTATCCTGTTCCCTTCAGCCAGGCTCCAAATGATGGTGGTCAGGCCATGTTCCCTATACAACCAGCTCAACCACTACTGCCCACAGACTACACCTCACCTCAACCTGCGTACAACCCCGCTTATGTGGATTTACAGGGTATAAGTTTGGCTACAGCAGTTCAGTCAGTCAAGACTGATTACTAA